DNA sequence from the Methanocellales archaeon genome:
ATCTTCTCATCTGAGCTTCTCACTCGCGTACCATCTGCGGCACTGATGGCTGCATCAAGGGAATAGGTCTCGCTGGATCTGGTGACGGAGATGACTTGCGCCAGCACCCAGCCATTTGATTCATGCCATACCTTCACATAACCTGTTTGACTGATAACTTGACCCTCTGCAACGGCAAATTTGAAACCAAGCGATCCGGTTTCTCCGAATATGACTCCGATTGGACCTCTAGGCATTACGATACCTCCTCTATTATCTCCGAAGGTGCTCCAGCAAGCTTTATGAGAGCCTCCGCCTCTAAAAAGTGCAACTTTCCTGGAAAGACTATGCTCTGAAGGGATGATCCAAAGTCATATTTCTGCAGTTGATCTACATAATCCGCTTTCACCACAGGGTCTTCTGAGCCAGCACGTGATATCCCGACCGCTATCCCGTTTATAACCTTTTCTTTCCTCACCCTCTCGACACTAAATAGGAGTTCGATCGCCTGATTTATCGTCATGTACTTTTCCTTTATGTCCATGAATAGTAATGTATGTAGGTTATGTTCCTTGTTGACTTTAATTGTATCGTAGGGGGCTTCTGATATTTGTTTTTTGTAGGGAAAGGCAACCGTGGCCGACTTGCCAAATCTGTAGTTCTGCAGTCCTGTCAGTCCGCACACAGCAGAGTATATCGAGGGTCCATGAATTATTCGGGTCCTGATGCCTTTATCTATGGCCCTGAGCCTGAGATCCACGTGTGTTGTTGCAATCATGGAATCGCCGCTCGATAGGAAGACCACATTTTGGTCTTTCGCACAGGCCAGGATTTGATCTGCCTGTTCGACATCCTCTCTGTCGACCACAACTATCCTCTTCCCATACAACTGCTCCATGGCTCCGATTGTAGTTCCTGTGAGGGCAGAGGTATAGAATTCAGCAAAAACGATGTCCGCATCTGTTATCGCCTCAAGGCCCTTCAGCGTTATGTCCTTTTCGTCGTATAATCCCAAACCTACAAATGTAAGCATTTCATCCCTTCACCACATTTGTGAATATAGGCGTCAGATACCTTGGTTTTCGTATGATATTAACTCTATTGGCTTATTAGTAATTAAACTATGTAAATAGGTGTGTTTAGGATAAACAGGGCTACCCCTCTACTTCTTATGGAAAAACAATCTATCAGTTCACAAAGCTATTCACAACTATTCACAACTTGTGGTCATGTGAATACTAAAATAAGGTATAATATACCTGTTTAATGCTTAAAAGGAGTATTTTAAGGCCATAATCGCTTTTTAATTTGTTAGAACCTCTATTTCAGCTGAAAAGTATATATAGATGGCCCATATTACTATTCACATGCTGTTCACAAAACAGTTTCACATCTCTAGAGGGGATGGGTCACCAAAGAGGGGTGCATGAAGAAGATAAATCTTGAAATCGTTGATGGCGATATGAAAACCACCGTCACCTTTGAGGGAGATCTCGGTAAAAAAAGAGTGCTTCAGCTTATTGAGGCTCTGGATTTCCAACCCACATCCACCGAGACTTCTTCACGCACCCCCCCTGATTCCTTGGACTTGAAGATAGCTGATGAGAAGTTGACGGTCAAGGAAAGACTGAGGTTCTTTCTAAGGTACGAATATCCAAAGATTTGGTTCACATCTATAGAGGTGCGAGAGCATTATGGGCGCGTCTTTGGAAAGATACCCTTGAGCACCGTTTCCACCTATTTGGCGAGAATGTACAGAGAAGGCATTCTAGAGCGCCGGGGCAACCGAGTTCAACGGGAATACCGATTTATCCATGAGGGGCCAACTGACCAAACAGTGGCCCAAAATATGGCACTGCATCTCTAGCTTTACTTTATTATTCATCAGGGACATCTATTCTTGAGGCCATATCGTGAGATCTTCATGTGTTAAGGTTCCAAAGTCAAATAGCGAGACCTTTCGTAAAAAACTGATCAAAATTGGCGCTGTGGATACTTCTCTGAAGATCAAGTCAGATGACAGATTTTTGTATATTCCCATAGTGAATGAATCACTTGCGCCGGCCGGAGCGGATGTAACCCTTGAGCAATTTGATGCCGTCCAAAAACCAAAGTCAATCGAGGAAATTCTTGGCTTTTCACCTTCCTATGAGATCATCGGCGATATAGCGATTCTCCAGGAAGGAAGCATTGACGTTGGCGAAGCAATTCTGAAGGTACATAAGAACGTGAAAACGGTTCTAGTTGCCCTTTCGCCAGTGGAAGGTGAAT
Encoded proteins:
- the dph5 gene encoding diphthine synthase, coding for MLTFVGLGLYDEKDITLKGLEAITDADIVFAEFYTSALTGTTIGAMEQLYGKRIVVVDREDVEQADQILACAKDQNVVFLSSGDSMIATTHVDLRLRAIDKGIRTRIIHGPSIYSAVCGLTGLQNYRFGKSATVAFPYKKQISEAPYDTIKVNKEHNLHTLLFMDIKEKYMTINQAIELLFSVERVRKEKVINGIAVGISRAGSEDPVVKADYVDQLQKYDFGSSLQSIVFPGKLHFLEAEALIKLAGAPSEIIEEVS